Part of the Zea mays cultivar B73 chromosome 4, Zm-B73-REFERENCE-NAM-5.0, whole genome shotgun sequence genome is shown below.
gaaggcaattcttgccttctgtcgcctggcgcaccggacagttcggtgcaccaccggacactatccggtgtggatttctttcctgttttggcgcagccgaccgttgaagatctagagccgttggcgcactggacactgtccggtgcacaccagacagtctggtgccccctgctgaccgttggctctgccacgcgtcgcgcgcggattacgcggccgaccgttggcccgaccgacagttggctcaccggacagtccggtgatttatagtcgtacgccgccgacgaaacccgagagcagccagttcgccagagccagtctggcgcaccggacactgtccggtgcaccaccggacagtccggtgcacccagactgcgcagagtcttggctgctcagccaagtcttttctaaattggtcttttcctgtttctagcacttagacacaatacattagtctccaaaacaatgtactaagtcttagaaacatacctttactcttgattttcacttcttaagtatttggcacaaatattactcaaagcatttgtgtggagcacttaatcaccaaaatcttatagaaatgtcccaagggtacatttccctttcagtgggtCTAGAGCTCTTGAGGCAGGCCCcacctccatcgctcctccgctcTGAGAACGATGCGGTGTGTGAACGCGGACAACCGCTCATCGTCGttgcggaggtaaaaccaccggctctgccaccccttgttcaatGAGGTAAGGGTGGCATGGATATACATCTGTGCCTGGTCCGAGCGCAGCAAGAACGAGCAGCCGCTGGCCTGGACGGCGTGGCACACCTTCTTCAATTCGCTAGGAGGGAGAATGCCTCCACCCGGAAGAGGTGGAGCCACAGGTCTCAGTGGCCTCGATCCCTAGGTACCCTTCGTAGACAGCAGTGAAGATGGGCGCCTGGGCGATGGAGTTCGGGTTGAAGTTGtgaaactccaccccgtagtagtgcaggagcgcccgcatgaagcggcttgctGGTACTCCGAACCCTCGCTTATGGAACAAGGTGAAGCTCACCACATAGCCCGCAAGTGGAGCTGCCTCTTACTCGTTGCCCAGCACATACCACTCTGGCTGCGAGCTATGGGAGCAGGGGCGGAGCAGACCGACGTCCACCAGTGCCTCCAAGTCCTCGTTGGTGATGGAGGAAATGGGCCATGGATCGTGGGGAGGGAGGACGTTGATCTTCTCAGCCAtcgaaaaggaaaaaggagatgAAAAGAAGGCGAAGACCTCTTTGCATGGAAGAGGAGGATGGTGTGTAAAGCAGGAAGGTGGAAGCAGCAAGGTAAGGATCCAAAGCGCCCACTCGGGTGAATTTATAGGGACGGGTGGAGTCACCGAGGTGCGGGTCGCAACGGCTAGTCAGCGGTTGTTTCGAATCCTGCGCGCACGCGCGCCGCAAACGGTTGGCTGACAGGTCGCACGCCCTCCTCCCTCTGCCTCTCTTTCCTTTTTCATCCCCTCACAGTTAATGGAAAGAAGGCGTATTCTACCTCTGGCATCCCCTCTTGGGAAGAAAAAAAGGCAAGGTGGAATACTGTTCAGAGGTTTGAAGGTTTGGCCCTTGGGAGGGATCAGTAAAACCACCTCAGGACGTCAGGGCTCCGaggccattactgatcaggggttcgaaggttggctcCTCGGAAGGACTTCATAACCGCCCTAGAACACAAAGTCAGGGATGATTGTGGGTACCCCCGTACATGGCCATAGCTCGGGTTGCGACCTAAGGTACCCTAAGATATATCTGAGACCCTCGGGAGCGATTCGTGATGCTATCCCATTGTAGGGACGCATAGAGCCCTCGAACCCCATCAAACGGGTTCGGGActaggcgaatcacccgcaggtactttttggGGCGTGTCTCCGGACCGCTAGCCGACCCCTATCGAAAGGAGCTCGGaccccgctcggattacccggtaATAGTTCAACGGAAACGTCATGCTCgttgcccatcgagggtagcatgACACGTTCCCCCTTCCTCCTCGCGGAGAGGCGATGAAGGAGCATACAAATTAAAAGTTGAGGCACCTCTCGATCGTCCTTTTGCTCCACACAAAGGCTCGGGGTCTGCCCTCGCAAACCGCGTTGGAGGTTCCAACAGATCagccaaatgtcaaattgaacctATCACACCAACGACAGTAAAGAATGAAGCCCCCAAAGGAGTCAAATACTCATTCGGGGCCTCGGGGCTACATCCGAtaggtgcgctcacgcgcacccaacGGAAACTAAACCTCCCACTCTTTAAAAATATAGCGCACCCACACAAGAAGGTAGCAGAGCCTCTAAGCAAGTACCAAAGTACTTCCTtcgaaggctcgggggctactgtcgggtgtgataattaggggtacccacatTGCACCTCTAAAAACATGCTTAGAAAAAGTTAATGGCCCATACATAATCCTCGAAGGTAAGAGGCCAAGCCACCTCCTCACCCGAGGCCCATCGCAGGGATCTTCCCCATAAGCGCTGAGACCCCTCCCCGAGGGTCTTCTGTCTCAGGCAAGTCTCCATCTCGTCCGAGCCTATCGTAGCTCATGTCACCCATTTCCGCTTCGCCCGAAGTCACCTCGTTCTACAAAATCCCtatccgtctcgcccgagccggTCTCAGGCAAAGAAGACAAGGCACACCTGAAGGCCAGCAGGGGACACTCGCATTTAATGCGCACACCTACCCCACACAGAGACACAAGAGCACAGTGGCAACAAGACAACAGTCGCGTCCAAGCGCAACAACATGATTACGCTCGCACCATTGTGCACGCACGCTGCCTTCCATCCCCCTAATGGGACACCTAATACGACAGGAAAGCAGACGACCCTCGGGCGcaaaactccgcctcgctcgatgcTGAGCTCACCCTCGGGTGCTGTCTCCGCCTCACCCAAGCTCGCCCTCGGCTACCTGCTCCACCCCGAATCCCGTAGGCGACCACTCCGCCAACTGTGGCACACGTTAGGGAAAACTCGACCATCGCCTCGGGAAGACTTCCGCCTCGCCTGAGCTGGGCTCTGACCTCGATATCCGCAGCGAAGGACTCCCAACGTCACCCAGCACAGGGACGCTGATGCATCCCATAAGCAGGCTTTTTACCCATACCAAAGCCCTGTTATAACAACTACGGTATGGGCATCCCCTCCCCTGGGGGCTCGGGTGTACGACCAACCCCTCGGTCTCGGTCTCGGCTCTCAGCAGGAAATCAGCAAGCTCAAGTCAACAACTCAGTGCAACATCATGTCACCCACAGGACACCAAGACTTCTCCTCTGGAAACACGACGGCACCGGCTCAACAACGTACATCTCATAGGTGTATAAATAGGGCAATCATAACTCCTCCAAGGGGTAAGCGAACACTTGGTAGTTTTCCTCTAGTCTTTcggtattggcacttgcctcaatcagctctagggacttggggacttcccctctcccgccgtgcttgtaatcccctactgaagGCACCTCGGTGCGAGTAATATAAACTTCAccccctctgctggaagtagggccttaCGTTGCCCGAACGAGGATAAATTGCTTATGTCAACTCGCACACCATCTAGATTCTGGGCACGCGACATAATTTTACTAGTTGGTTAGGACCGTTAGTCCAAACACCAATACTATTGTCTAATTCAGCAATGCTTTATACTTTCTAACCCATTGGCCTCTTCCGATGGCCATCCAAAATAGTGCTTACCTAGATAGTCGAAGTGAAGGTGGCCTTTTAAGGATGCAAACGAATTAGGGGGTTAGATCCCTCCCCGCTTCTCCTCACTTCTTTTTATATAGGAGATACATGAGGGGAGTTTTTTTTATTTCTTCTTATGAAGTTTGAATTTACAAATGAGGTTCCAGAGCTACAAATGACCCTTAGTCATTATTTTACAAGCCTCTTCACTATATAATTAGATTATAAACTTAGTAATAAAAAAGGTTCCTAACATGCAATACATTGTTGAAGACAACATTTGGCATACATTGGATTATGGGATGATATGCCAAAAGATTTatgaaagaaaaaagaaaaaagggaCGGACAGTATGGACTTATATTAGGTGGCCCATCTAAAAGCCCATTAGTCAGCACAAACCCAAGTTCCACCAGACCCACACGTTTCTTTACCCTAACCTTTTCGCTGCTCCAGCGAAGAACACAGCCACCGCCGTTTCTTCGTCTTCCTCGCAGCGCCGGCGCGCCATCTCGGTACgaaggcgacggcggcggcgacggcggcgttcAGGATCGGGATCTCAGCGACGACGTCAGAGGCTTCCCATCCCGACCCCCGCCAGTCGCCTCGCGCCCTCGACTCCGGACTCCGGTCCTCCGCACACCGGCCGGTGACCCTGCGTGCGTGCCTCTATCTCACCTACCCCCTCCGGTGGATCGTCAACGGCGCCCGGCCCCAGCGGCTGTGCCGCGCGCGGCCTGAGGGTAGCTGGAGTCAGCAGCCGCTGCTCCACTAAGGCGGTCGCGCCGCTTTAGGAGCGCTTATGCCCCAAAGCGAAGCGTTACCCGTCCTCAATCGTGTGCTTAGTGCCGCTTTTTGGAACCATGTTTGATTTTTAATGGAGATACATTTATTTGAAATATAATTGATCCTGAGATATATTGGGTATTGCGGTTTTGTTTATCCTTCATATTCAGGTTTGAACCTGCTATAGAAATTTATAAAATGGCCGCGGTTGATGCGACAACCAAGGAGATGGATGCACTGCATGTTGGACAAAATGATGAAACAAAAGTAAGTAGATGCGGCAGTTCCTTTGTTTTCCATGGCCAATGAAATGAATCACTAGACACTAGTATTGTTCTGCACAAAGTTGAATATATTTTCTTTGATGTCAATTTGAGAACCAGAGGAGTATTTCGTTAGCGGAGGTGGTCTTGTTCTAGTCATGATAACTGGTCATTGTCTTGCATACTCACATGTTGAATTCAATATTAGTCTCTTCAGCTGTTCCATGTTTCATTTGTGCTTTATCTGAAGTCACTTCTAAGTAATGGCGAAAATTGTCCTAATAATTGTCACTAAACGCTTTGACTAGATGAAGTGGGTACTTTTTTTCAGAATTCAGTTTGAAAGTGAAATGATTAGAAGACTTGAACAAGTGATAGCAACTGTTATTGTATAAATCGTGGATTCTTATATGGCACATTTCTCATGCTTGATCCTTGGTTTGCTGTATTTTTTATTTCATACTAATTGACATCCATTTTTCGTTTGCAGGAGACTCTGATTAAAGAAGACAAAGCTGCAAACAGCAATCATTCTGTTGTTGCAGCTCAGTCCTTGCTACCAgaggacgacgatgatgatgaagcaCAAGCTGATGGTCCATCTCAAGATGGAGCAGCAGGTGAAAACTGTACCTTGCCAAGTTTTTCCTACAAAAGCTTAAGGTTATTCTGTAATATGTAGCATTGGAGGTGGGGTTAGTCTAACATTTGGCTTTTGAAATGGGTATTCTTCAGCAGCtgtaaagaagaaaaagaagaaaaacaaatcCAAGTGAGTTATGCTGTTGAGTTGAACCATACTTTTATTGGTTGCTCTGTTTCATTTCACAAGGATGATTCATCTCTTCTGTAGAAAGAAGAAGGGCCCCCTTCAACAGACAGATCCTCCATCAATACCTGTTGATGAGCTTTTCCCCTCAGGAGAATTTCCAGAGGGCGAAATCCAACAATACAAGGATGAGTAAGTGCAAGCCTATTACCAGTACTGAAGTTTTATTGAATTAAATTATCCTATGTATTGGGGGGCAAAGAATTTTCTCGATGTTGATCACCTACAGTTATGTACTAATATTAATGAACTGCCAGTAACTGACAAATCTATACGTTATTGTTACCCAGCAATCTGTGGAGAACAACTAGTGAGGAAAAGAGGGACCTGGAACGACTGCAAAAGCCAATATACAACTCTGTTCGCCAAGCAGCAGAAGTTCATAGACAGGTTTAAAATATACCCTCTGTAATTTATGTGCAGCACAACTTTAATTCTATATGTTGGTTGCAATTCTACAACATATGTATATTCTTATTTGCTAGGTGCGGAAATATATGAGGAGCATCATAAAACCTGGAATGTTAATGGTTGATCTATGTGAGACATTGGAAAACATGGTCCGGAAACTTATCAAGGAGAATGGACTGCAAGCTGGCATTGCTTTTCCGACTGGATGCTCCTTGAATTGGTATGCATTCTTTTATACTGTTTCTGTTGATATGGTATGCTTAAATGTGTCTCCAAGTTTTCATTCGGTTCAAGAATTGATGAAGAAATATGCATTTCTTAGGGTTGCAGCTCACTGGACTCCAAATGCGGGCGACAAAACTGTGCTACAATATGATGATGTGATGAAGCTTGATTTTGGAACACATATAGATGGTCTGTCAATGATTTTGTTTCCTTTTATCGTCTTTGGTTTGTTGATGTGACTACTTCTGTGGATTTCTTGTCAATTAGTCAATACTTTAATTACAAACACTAACTTGATATATGTTATAGGTTACATTGTTGATTGTGCATTTACTGTTGCATTCAATCCTATGTTTGATCCATTGCTTCAAGCAACGAGAGATGCCACAAATACTGGAATCAAGGTAATTTCGACATTTTTTCTCTGCACTCTGCAGGCTGCCTTTTCCTTTAGTGCTCTGTTTATTTGTACTGAACTGAGATGTTTTGTTCAAGTGCATCATGTTCATGTGTCCATTGGAATACTGTTTTCCCTAGGCAAATATTTTATGGATTGGCATCTCTCTAGCTGCTACTGTATAATTTGTCTGTCTAATTTAATTTCTCCTGTCCTGTTAATGGCCATGGTTGTCTTGAAACTATTTCTCTGTTGTAGCATGAGCACATTGAATATGCAAGTGGTTTGATTATTACTTCATTTCAGGAAGCTGGGATAGATGCACGGCTTGGTGATGTCGGTGCTGCAATCCAAGAAGTTATGGAATCCTATGAGGTTGAAATCAATGGGAAAGTTTTCCAAGGTAAGTCATCTGCAGCTTCTGATTTGCCGATGTATAAAAATAATGTGTAGTAAAAAACAATGATTTGTTGCTCGTGTCACAGTTAAAAGTGTTCGGAACCTCAATGGACACAGCATCGGGCCATATCAAATCCATGCTGGGAAATCAGTTCCAATAGTGAAAGGTGGAGAACAAACAAAAATGGAGGAAGGGGAGTTTTATGCCATTGAAACTTTTGGATCTACGGGTATGTTTAACTCAGAGATAGAAATGCAGGAGTAATATATATTATGTCATAGATGCTTTGCAAAAGATACACTTATTTGGCTGCACAAGCACAACATAATTTTCTTTTTTACCTACTTGGGACATGTTTAAGTCCATGAAGGACCCACACAGTGCACACTTGATGAGTTTCATGGTGTTTGCAGGAAAGGGATTTGTCAGGGAGGACTTGGAATGCAGTCATTACATGAAGAACTTTGATGTCGGACATGTGCCTTTAAGGTTAGCAAAGGCCAAGCAACTGCTTGGGACCATCAACCACAACTTCGGAACGCTCGCCTTTTGCCGGCGGTACTTGGACCGCCTTGGTGAGACCAAGTACCTCATGGCTCTGAAGAATCTTTGTGACAATGGCATCGTTCAGGTAGGTGCATCGCTCCTTGTCTTGCTCCATTGTCCAGATCTAACCTTGTTGCTGACATGTCGATTCGCCCGTCTTGGCAGCCGTACCCTCCCCTGTGCGATGTGAGAGGGAGCTACGTCTCACAGTTTGAGCACACAATCTTACTCCGGCCAACTTGCAAAGAGGTCATTTCCAGAGGCGATGACTACTGATTGCGGCTGGAGGAGGCTCCTTGTACCAGGTTGTGTGTGTGGAGCGCCATCCGTTTATGGATCACACTCGGATAAATGGTTTGGTCCTCCAGAGTTCAGGATGTTGTATGAGTTTTATAATAACTCGCTAAAGATTGTGGATGTACAAGTAGCAGTAATACGTTTTCTGGGAACATGGACATTGTTAGGCTATTTCCAGCGGGGATTTCGTCCGAGTTTCAATCTCGATTAAATGTGTTGCCACATAAGAAAATATGATAATATGGCAATAATTTAATAAGAGAGTGAGTTTTATTGGATGTGTTTCTCTCACAACTATATGATGGGCAACATGTCTTTCACTACCCACGAGGCTAGTTTTATGAAAAGTAATGATGGGCTTTGATCTAGATATAAGCGCTATAACCACGGATAATTTTTTATTTACATACCAAGAGAGTTAATTATTATAAAAGCTAAGTTTCTTAGTGAATTATCTAAGGCGTGAGTGAGCTCATTCACCTCCTTCCTAAGAGTCGAATTTAACCACAAATAAGGCATCACAAGTGAAATGATGACTTTATATCACTACACGAGGGGTTAgtggtgttggggaccttcggcatccgaaggtcctcaaaaacaggatttaatagtatttctggagtataatgtgtgaacaggtatcttcggattcaagtcagcatcgcagtagaccagagtaatacgaaggttgatacagagccgaaggtgtgagcaggaaagcttcggcgtgacagcagaaggggaaaccgacttaaagataaaaagactatttagacctcgacagattactatagagttattatcaagtgtaaagggcatgaatgtaattttgtatgggttgtgtcccgcgcctataaataggtgaacagtacccctgtattgttcacgctgacttggcattcgctttttgcgtcacgcttgtactatcatctccttccagttgaaggtatacttgtaattcaacgacatttccgtttatgcttaataataatgCATAATTGCTCATGTTGTCATTTATAtttcttacatttcatccttcgtcattatttaatgaatttatgaaggtatatccttcataaccttcgtcagaaaaccattataccctaagggaaataatgtttcgaaggacgaagggctttaacgattaacattttctgtgttgccttgttcttaactcatagcatttgagaacaagtccccaacaagtggAAGCAATAAAAAAATAACAATAGATACATAGATAGATTTATGAAAAATATCATGTCACACCTTACTTACGTTAGTTACCTAAACAGAATTCTATCTTTTGAGCAAGAAGAGAAGTATGAAACGATTGCTCAAGCGTCTGTTTGGTTGTTGAATGGTGGTAGCATGGCCTATACGTGAGGAGCCAGATATCTTGGGCACATACTCTATCTATACATAGTCTCTTGTTTGGTTGTTTATATTAGTACATTCAAGATAAATACAGTTTGTGTTTGGTAATCTGCATCAGAACATGTATAAAAGAAGAGTGCATAAATATTTTTTTCAAATATTATACAACACGTATAGTATAGTCTAGTTTTGTTCGTAAAATTTTGAGAAACATGAATATGAAATTGATTTGACGAGTAAATATTTTAATTAGAAAATATAATAAAAAACAACCTTTAAAGCTTTCTTGTTTGCGTGCAAATACATGCAGTTGCATGGGCAGCGCCTGCTTGCGTAGAGATACCCATCTGCTGCCCCTCGTTTTGTATCTATTCAACCTGTATGTGATGAGAAACCAACCAAACGTCACCTGCTTTGAGACTACGCGGCTGCAGGTGCACGGTCGTGTCCTCCGACCAAACAGACAATATACTTCTTGCACATTTCCTTGTTCATTAATATTAAATTTAAATACTTGAGCAATCGTTTCATAAGTTTCTCTTTGTTATGAAACGATTGCATAGAGGTTTCACACTTTGAGAAACGATCTAACCACAAAAATTAAATTTTGTGAAACGATTGCACAAAAAACCTCTATGTATACGATGTTCATTGAGCAATTGTTTCACACTAGAAAAAAGATGATCTGTCACACTCGCGTGCACTGGCACAGTGGCAAACTGGCACGGCAGATAGCACCAAAACCGGGACAACCGGACCGGTCGAACCAGCCGAAGCCCAGCCCGAGCCCAGAGTAGGGTTTCGGGCTTTTCGTCTTCTCTTTCGTCCTCTTCTTGTTGCGCGCCATCCGATCGCCGCTGCCAGGTCGTGTCCTTTCTCGTCGCCGGCAAGGCCTCCTCCCACCCAATTTCCTTGACGAGAGGCGCTGCTCGGTTCCCCGGACCTCACCTGGGGCCTGCCTGGCGTCCATTTTAGCCTAAAATAGGCTTAAATAGTCAGATTTTGAGCACCCAATCTCGATAAAGAAAGCCCCAAAGAGGCAATAGCCAGCTGCCAGCCCTAGTAACTCTCCACTCTCAACTCTCAACTCTCAAGCCGTTTGCGTCGACCCCCCGACTCACGCCTCTTCGCCCGTTCTCCCTCTCCCCGAGCCAGGTACGACGACGTGCCGCCGCCAGCTGCCTCTGCGCGAAGACGACGCGCCGCCGTAGAGTTGCCCAGGCCCGCTGACTCCCGATCTGCATCTCTCGGACTGCCCGACGCCTTGCGGCTGCGGACGCCTTTCGCTGTGCGGGCTGCGTCCAGTGGAACGTCACCTCTCCCAGCGCGGGACGCGCCTCCAGGCTCCAGCGGAGCTCGACAGGCCGGCAGTTGACCCCTTGCCAACTGGCTCCTGGACTCCTGGTGAGTGCCTGCCTACTTCCGTCTTAAGGTTAGGGATTTTGAATGTAGCTTTCAAAATTATTGTTAATATGACGTGGCAGCATTGCATGATTCTTCACCTGAAATGTCAACAGATTTGTGTGTGAAGGACTGAAACGTCTGTTTCTGAATGATATGAAAATGTGCTGTTCCCGTTCCTTGCGTAAATACTGGATTCTGGCCTTCTGTAGTGAGCAGTGACTTATTAGTGATTAGCTGATGAAAGTTCTACCGAACAAATTCAGCCCCTAGTTTTCTCAACAATAAAAAGTACTAGTGTCCAATTGAATTGCATTCCTTCCTTCCTAAATTCTGTTTTCGTAGAATGTCACAAGTACTACCAGAAATAGAAACAACGTTATAGTCAAATTTCAAGGAGTTTGTAAGTGTAAAAATATATTTTTTGAAGCTGTGTAAGTGTAAAAATATTATAGTATAATTTATGCAAGTTTGACATTTCTTTGTTGATTGTTGAATCTAAGGTATTATATTGAACCATCTGTAGGATTTATGGTTGTTACATTGTATTCTATATTATGCTAGGCATATACATACCCTAGGTTAAAATCATGGGTCCAACCAATGGTTGGATGCatgctcccccccccccccccaagttTTACTGACTTAACTTTTTTTGCCCACAAGTTTTGCTGGGTTGAGGAGAACCATGCCGGACGTGAAGTCCGCTGCTGCCACGGTCGCCAAGGCAGTGGCTGGTGACTCTCCTTCCCCTGCTGCTACTCCTCCTGCGCCGGCCGTCGCCAGCAGCAATGGGACACCGCAGAAGCCGCCTCCTATTCCAGCTGCCACCTTCGACATGCCCAAGCCAAACCTTCGTGGTCTTAACAAGCCCAAGTGCATCCAGTGTGGTAACGTTGCCCGCTCCAGGTATGGAGACAGAGTTTATCAATACTTCCTGATTAGGCAGAATTATTTCTTCCTACTTATGGCATAGTGTGCAGAGGCAGTTTACAGGCAACTGAGAACCTTCACCTTTGATTATGTGACAAGAGACCACAGTATTTTTTTATTTGTTAATGAATCATATGCGTGCGCTCTGCTTGGCCTTTCAGGTGCCCATTCCAATGTTGCAAGAGCTGCTGCTACAAGGCTCAGAATCCTTGTCACATCCATGGTATGTGTGATATACTCCTTTAACGTGATAATCTGCACTGTTATAAGAAAATGATAATCTACACTTGAAGTTATGTTAGTGACCAACAAGCAGTTTGGTTTGGTGAATGGTGATATTCTATCTAAATATATGCACAATTACATATCTGGTATGGTCAGTTTTCCAGGCATCCCTTCTATTTTTAGTTAGGCAAAATTGCGTCTATAGCCTTCTCAACATACTACTCTCCAAACTCAGTGTCCTATCTTATCACTTCCTAGTCCCTACTTCGTTTCCCCCATCCTAGTGCTGTGTGGCACGATTGGAAACCAATGGCACAGGACACTGAGTTTGGAGAGTTTACATATCTGGTTCGGCCAGTTTACCAGGGCACTCTGTTGCTCCATGCGCATAACTGTGAGGGGCGCCGAGGGAGGTAGGGAGACAGCAGGTTCGATGGAGCACTATGACAGACAATCAGTAAGGGAATGAGTGCTAGAATATAAGACTGATAACTGATAGGGGATCAGTATTAGCAAAACAGACTGTGGAGAATGCCACCGAGGCAACTTTGCCTTTTCTTTACCGTCATTCTGCAGTTGTTCCAGAACCTTTTATATTTAGGGGTACATTTGGTTTCGTGGCCAAAATGAGCTTGCTTAGAGGTGCAAGCTACCAGATTTAACCAATCTACCCTAGCAATGATTCACTAATGGTTGTTTTTCAAATATTTGTGGCAAGTTATTAGGCAAAAGAATTGGTTATTAGCAGTCATAACTCATAAATTACCATCCAGAATTAATGTCTGGAACAATGTTTGAGATGTAGTCACAGTTTCTGGGTCAATGGGGTCAGGAACGTGGTTCGCTACTTGTAACTTGTGAGAGGTTTACACACGGCAAGGTTGAAAATAACCCCGTGTACCCAGGTCGGGGATGATGTTCCTGGGTCTTGGTTCTATGCCTTCGACCCTGTTTTCAGTGAC
Proteins encoded:
- the LOC100191629 gene encoding methionine aminopeptidase isoform X1; translation: MAAVDATTKEMDALHVGQNDETKETLIKEDKAANSNHSVVAAQSLLPEDDDDDEAQADGPSQDGAAAAVKKKKKKNKSKKKKGPLQQTDPPSIPVDELFPSGEFPEGEIQQYKDDNLWRTTSEEKRDLERLQKPIYNSVRQAAEVHRQVRKYMRSIIKPGMLMVDLCETLENMVRKLIKENGLQAGIAFPTGCSLNWVAAHWTPNAGDKTVLQYDDVMKLDFGTHIDGYIVDCAFTVAFNPMFDPLLQATRDATNTGIKEAGIDARLGDVGAAIQEVMESYEVEINGKVFQVKSVRNLNGHSIGPYQIHAGKSVPIVKGGEQTKMEEGEFYAIETFGSTGKGFVREDLECSHYMKNFDVGHVPLRLAKAKQLLGTINHNFGTLAFCRRYLDRLGETKYLMALKNLCDNGIVQPYPPLCDVRGSYVSQFEHTILLRPTCKEVISRGDDY
- the LOC100191629 gene encoding methionine aminopeptidase encodes the protein MAAVDATTKEMDALHVGQNDETKETLIKEDKAANSNHSVVAAQSLLPEDDDDDEAQADGPSQDGAAAVKKKKKKNKSKKKKGPLQQTDPPSIPVDELFPSGEFPEGEIQQYKDDNLWRTTSEEKRDLERLQKPIYNSVRQAAEVHRQVRKYMRSIIKPGMLMVDLCETLENMVRKLIKENGLQAGIAFPTGCSLNWVAAHWTPNAGDKTVLQYDDVMKLDFGTHIDGYIVDCAFTVAFNPMFDPLLQATRDATNTGIKEAGIDARLGDVGAAIQEVMESYEVEINGKVFQVKSVRNLNGHSIGPYQIHAGKSVPIVKGGEQTKMEEGEFYAIETFGSTGKGFVREDLECSHYMKNFDVGHVPLRLAKAKQLLGTINHNFGTLAFCRRYLDRLGETKYLMALKNLCDNGIVQPYPPLCDVRGSYVSQFEHTILLRPTCKEVISRGDDY